The genomic region TTTCCTTACTTTTGTTATAACAGCATACCTCACAAGGTATTACCTTAATTCCAAGCAGATTCCTATTTCTTAACTGCCCCAATCTCACTTCCCTCATTTTATATTATTTCGGCTTATTTAATCCTAAATAATGATGAAAACCTTAGTTCTATTTTGGATATTAACGACCCTTTGCGGGTGTCATCCTGAACCGCGCAAAAAGCAATCAACAGCGGGAATAGCGCCATCTTGCGCGCCGACAAAAACCGACGATAGAGAATGGTACCGTTTAAATCAAAAAGCTCCGAGGCTTCCGGGGTTAGAGGGTGTACATTTCTCCATTACATCTAGCCATCCTGAGGCTCAAGCCTATTTTAACCAAGGCATGATGCTGACCTATGGGTTTAATCATGCTGAAGCGGCACGGTCCTTCTTTCAGGCTACCCGTTTGGACCCCAGCTGCGCGATGGCCTATTGGGGATTTTCCTACGCCTTAGGACCTAATTACAATGGCGGTATGGAAAACGACAATTACCAAAGAGCTTATCAGGCTATTTTAGCTGCCCAGCAACACGCACATCTGGCAAGCACAAAAGAACAGCTTTTAATTGCTGCCTTGGCAGAGCGATATACCGCCGAACCGCCAGAAGATCGTTCAGCCCTTGATTTGGACTATGCTAAGGCGATGAAAAAAGCGTACCAGCAGTTCCCTGAGGATGCCGATATCGGAGCCCTTTACGCTGAAGCCCTTATGATTCTTCATCCTTGGGATCTTTACCTCAAAGACTCCAAAAGACCGCAACCCTGGACTGCTGAAATCGTCAATCTCTTGGAAAAACTCCTTCAACAGCATCCAAAGCATGCGGGAGTCCATCATTTTTACATCCATGCCGTCGAAGCATCTGATCATCCTGAAAAAGCGTTAGCGAGTGCACGGTTATTAGATAGCTTGGTCATGGGAGCAGGTCACCTATTGCATATGCCCTCCCATATCTACATACATACGGGTGACTATCATTTGGGCACCCTGTCTAATCTAAGAGCTATCGCCGCCGATAGTATCTATACCACAGCCTGCCATGCCCAAGGCATGTATCCCTTAGCTTATTATCCGCATAACCATCACTTCCTTGCCGCAACAGCAACTTTGGAAGGAAATGCACCGCTCGCCTGGCAAGCGGCATTGGCTGTGCAGCAGCATACTGCCAAAGACTTGATGAATCAACCTGGCTGGGGAACCCTGCAGCATTATTACAGCATACCTTATTACGTGGGCATCAAATTCAAAATGTTCGACCGTATAATTCGCCTTCCTGCGCCCGCCCGAGAATTAATATATCCGCGTGCAATTTGGCATTATGCCCGCGGCATGGCTTTTCTAGGTAAAAACGAAAATAAAAAGGCCCAGCAGGAATTGAATAAATTAATAGATCTAGCAGCAGATAGCAGCCTGCAGCAGGTCACCATTTGGGATATCAATACAACTGCGGACCTGGTGCAGATTGCAAAAAAAGTGCTTCAGGCTAGTCTAGATGGCGAACAGCAGAAGCTGGAAAGCGCCCTAAGGCTATTGAAAGAAGCAGTTGCTATCGAAGATAATTTAAACTATAACGAACCGCCCGACTGGTTTTTCTCGGTTCGACATTACCTCGGCGATGCCTTACTGAACAATAAAAAATTCAACGAAGCAGAAGAGGGATTTAGGGAAGATCTGCGTATATGGGAAAACAACATTTGGGCTCTAGAGGGATTATATAAAGCGCTCTTGGCCCAACAGAAAACTCAAGAAGCAAAAGAGGTAAAATTGGCGAAGGATAAAGCCGGGCGATATGCGAATTTTAGTATTCAATAGCATATTCTAGTTTCTATTCAAAGGAAGATTTATACGGAAGATTATCTGAAAAAACATAAATAAAAACCCCCTACCCACTTACATATTTCCCAAAGGGGAGCTTTCTAAGGGCAAAAGTAATAGCAATGGACGCCATAATTGTAGCAATAGTCGCTAAAGGTATCACCCATGCGGTGCTCAGATATTTTGATATAAGCGGATGAAGGTAATTCAAAGGTATAATATGGCTAAGGTAAATGCCGAAACTATACTTATCGACAAGGGATACCCAGCGAGGAACTTCGCCTTGTTTTGTTGACTCTTTTATGAACAAGAACAATGCGCCAGCGGCAATAGCGGTCGTTACGAAGACATAGTTATAAAAGAACGTGTCAAGCTTCTTCGTATGTTGGTTGAGTATATTTGTACCGATTGCACCGATAACAACCATCAGTATAAATGCCGCAGCGAATATGAGTTGGTTTTTTTTGAACGCTGTTGCACAAACGCTCAGGTAGTAGCCGAATACAAGATATCCAACATATCCAGAGAAGAATGTGAGGTCAAACTTGGGCATTGCTGCGTACAAAGGCTTGCTCATAAAACACATGGACAACATCCATAGCGCTAGAAAGACTTCGATTTCTCTTTGCGTAGACTGTATGATAATTTTTCGAATGAAGGGTATGGCTAGATAGAGCCCGATAATCATGTAGAGATACCATAAATGGGCATTAGCCCCATGTAATATTTTATCCGCACTGATGGATAGAATTTTCTCGGTCGATAATAATTCGAACTTCGTGTACCGAAAGAAGTAGTAGACGAGATAAATTATGGTCCAAAAAGCAAAGGGATAGAGAAGTTTTGGGATTCGCTTCTTGTAAAAGAGCCAGGTGTTTTCATCCTTTGGGATGAGCAATGCGCCCGATATCATGACAAATATGGGCACAGAACAGCGTGTGGCAGCATTAATCCAATTGGCATAGTTCCAATCGAAGGCATTCGTGTCGATGTGGTACAAGAAGCCGGTAGATGCATGAATCAATACGACAAATATCGTAGCAATGACACGTGGATAAACGACATAGGAGTTTTTTTCTGCCATGATGTAAAAGTATGCATCGTCGCTAACTTTCTAGGTCTGTCAAGCAAATTTTATGAATTATCGTAGCGGTTTTCTTGAGATGTAGACGATGGCAGTATCCGTCGATGTTGGATAAATGCTTGTATTTCCTTCTCTCGTATATTCGAAACGAGTACCCTCTGCTCCAACATATAGTCGACCTTTCTGATCCTTTACAATGCAGTTAATACGAGCCTGTCTTGGAAGATACACTTTTTCCCGCCTTCCTTTCTCAATGCGATAAATCTGATCGGGCAGAGGAAGATTGCTAACAGGATCACTCCCCTCAGATTCAAATTCTAGCTTATAAGACACATCCGCTGAAACATCCACTTGTGTTCGATTGAGTTTGGGTTGCTGTTCCAAATAGAGATATTTAGATTGGTGCGACCAAGTTGTTCCTTCGTCTTGCGAATATAGAAAGGGACCCCCAGCGATATCGCTAAAACTGCTTAAGGCCACCAGCTGATCCTTATGTTTCACAATCCCCGAGATACCTATGCTGCCACTAAATACGCGACGCCAATCTTTCCCTTGGTTGGTTGTCAAATAGATATTTCCCTGTGTAGCAACCAAGAGAGAGTCTTCATAATTCCCATAGATTGCCGTTATACCGCGTTGTTGACCTGTGAGGATCAAATTAATCCAATCCGGGTGATTCATTTCACGATCCTCAGGAATGGTAGTAGTTGTTTTTTCTTTCTCGCATGCGCAAAGGAATGTCGTAATGAACAGGGCTAGCAAAAAGAACAGATTTCTAGTGAACATAAGGTTTAAATTCATAGTTTTAATTTTGAAGCCTATTTTGTTATCAAGAAAGCTTTGACAACAACACTTTAACGAAAATAATTAAAACAATTGAAAACAACAGCGTTTAGATAGCTTTTCTAATCGATTATTCCATAAGCCAGAAATTATTTATAACTTCCCCTTAGCTACTTTTGCCGCGTGGACTAACATAATCAACCTTTTGACCTTTACTCAGATGAAAAATTTACTATACGCTTTGGCTATTATAATTATTTGCCTGTTCAATTCTTGTCGCGCTCAATATCAAGTGCTGAACAAGGGTGTAGCAGGTAATAATTCATCCGATTTGTTGGCTCGTGTGGATAAAGACGTGGTAGCCAATAAACCAGATTTAGTGCTGTTAGTGGTCGGAACCAACGATATGATCAATTCCGGCAAGTTCAATAGCTTAGAGAAGTATTTTGAAAACCTTCGTAGCATCATCGAAAAGATAAGAACGGGGAATCCAAAAGTCCAGATCGTTGTTTCGAGCATTCTACCTGTGGAAGAGGCCTATCTATTTAAGCGGCACGACCCTAGCAAATTTCCAATAAAACCTAATGATAAAATCGATGCGCTGAATGCAGAGTTGAAAGATTTTGCCGCTGCCGAGCAGCTCGGATTCATCCCCTTAAATGAAGAGTTCAAAAAGTATGGCACTGACTACAGGACAAAACAATCTTTATTGGTGAACAGTAGGAATTATTCGGTAGACGATGGTGTTCATCCGACAGCTCAGGGTTATGAAATCATCGGAAAGTATTTTGCTCAGCAATTGAAGGAAAAGAGATTGTTGAAAAGGAAGATGCTTATTTTGTGTTTCGGAGATAGTATCACCTATGGTGCGTTTATAGAAGGAAAAGGGACTGCCGAGGGGAACACCTATCCTGCTGTTCTGCTGCGGAGTTTAAATGGGGGGAAGTACAGATAAATTTCTTTTAAGAAACTATCCCTTAGTTTTTAAGCAAAAACCACAATTACAATTGCTTATTATTGGTCATTTTTAGGGTTCAATACACTTAAAACAAATAATCTCAGTATTTTAGACCCCTAATAGTCAAGCGATAAAAGTATTGATATGGATTACGAGTCTTTATTACTCAAAACACGGGATCATATAGGCAAATTAACCAGCGAGCAAGGCGGTAAATATTGTTTTCATAATGCCCTTCACACGAACGATGTTGTAGAAGCTACCGAGGAAATGGCAGCACATTATCAACTCAATAATCAGGATCGTTTTATTGTTACTTGCGCGGCTTACTTTCATGATATCGGTTATCTTTTTGGAGGTGCACAGGATCATGAAGCCCGAGGTGCAGCATGTGCCGAGGAATTCTTGAAGTCCGAGGAAGTTGACGAAAATGTTATCGCGAAAGTGAAGGGATGTATCGTTGCGACGAAGATGCCACAGTCACCCAGAACACTTTTGGAGCAGATCCTTTGCGATGCGGATCTCTTCCACTTGGGAAGCGCGGCGTTTGATGAACGCAATAAACTGATGCATCAGGAAGCCGAACAATTCAATCAGGCGAAAATTGATAAAAACGACTGGCGTAAGAAGACCATTAAATTGATGCAGCAGCATCAATATCATACGGAATATGCACAGCAAAAATTAAACGAAGGCAAACGCATCAACGTAGATGCTCAGCTGAAAAAGCAGAAGAAAAATGAATCGAAAGCTGAGGTAGAGAGCGACAAGCTTAAGAAACCAGAGCGTGGAATCGAAACCATGTTTCGAATTACCTCCGCGAATAGCCAACGTCTAAGCGATATGGCAGATAACAAATCGAATATACTGTTAACTGTAAATTCAATTATTCTTTCGATTATCGTTGCTGTGTTGTTGAAAGCATTAGACAGTAACCCACATTTGATTGTGCCGACCGTTTCTTTAATGGCCTGCTCGGTGACAACAATGGTCCTTGCCATCTTAGCGACCATTCCTAAAATTCCAAATGGACATTTTACACAGCAAGAT from Sphingobacterium sp. BN32 harbors:
- a CDS encoding GDSL-type esterase/lipase family protein; translated protein: MKNLLYALAIIIICLFNSCRAQYQVLNKGVAGNNSSDLLARVDKDVVANKPDLVLLVVGTNDMINSGKFNSLEKYFENLRSIIEKIRTGNPKVQIVVSSILPVEEAYLFKRHDPSKFPIKPNDKIDALNAELKDFAAAEQLGFIPLNEEFKKYGTDYRTKQSLLVNSRNYSVDDGVHPTAQGYEIIGKYFAQQLKEKRLLKRKMLILCFGDSITYGAFIEGKGTAEGNTYPAVLLRSLNGGKYR
- a CDS encoding Pycsar system effector family protein gives rise to the protein MDYESLLLKTRDHIGKLTSEQGGKYCFHNALHTNDVVEATEEMAAHYQLNNQDRFIVTCAAYFHDIGYLFGGAQDHEARGAACAEEFLKSEEVDENVIAKVKGCIVATKMPQSPRTLLEQILCDADLFHLGSAAFDERNKLMHQEAEQFNQAKIDKNDWRKKTIKLMQQHQYHTEYAQQKLNEGKRINVDAQLKKQKKNESKAEVESDKLKKPERGIETMFRITSANSQRLSDMADNKSNILLTVNSIILSIIVAVLLKALDSNPHLIVPTVSLMACSVTTMVLAILATIPKIPNGHFTQQDVSNKTVNLLFFGNFYKTRFDEYQGAMNKAMDDKDFLYGMLTKDVYSQGVVLGRKYKLLRYAYGVFMLGLIVSFAAFCVAILIAK
- a CDS encoding acyltransferase; translation: MAEKNSYVVYPRVIATIFVVLIHASTGFLYHIDTNAFDWNYANWINAATRCSVPIFVMISGALLIPKDENTWLFYKKRIPKLLYPFAFWTIIYLVYYFFRYTKFELLSTEKILSISADKILHGANAHLWYLYMIIGLYLAIPFIRKIIIQSTQREIEVFLALWMLSMCFMSKPLYAAMPKFDLTFFSGYVGYLVFGYYLSVCATAFKKNQLIFAAAFILMVVIGAIGTNILNQHTKKLDTFFYNYVFVTTAIAAGALFLFIKESTKQGEVPRWVSLVDKYSFGIYLSHIIPLNYLHPLISKYLSTAWVIPLATIATIMASIAITFALRKLPFGKYVSG